In the Terriglobales bacterium genome, one interval contains:
- a CDS encoding BlaI/MecI/CopY family transcriptional regulator, whose amino-acid sequence MSFPRFTLRGFRRPREVARLSLGELERRAMEVVWQKQELSVRDLFHELKQKWAYTTLMTTLDRLHKKGILNRRKERRAFFYSPRISREQLEQGIATDLIDSLLAHSSNGTGPLLSCFVEVVSEKDRKLLDELERLVREKRRKLQERNHSQEEE is encoded by the coding sequence ATGAGCTTTCCTCGATTTACCCTGCGCGGCTTCCGGCGTCCTCGCGAAGTAGCACGCCTGTCGCTGGGTGAGCTGGAGCGGCGCGCCATGGAGGTGGTCTGGCAGAAGCAGGAGCTCTCCGTGCGCGACCTGTTTCACGAGTTGAAGCAGAAGTGGGCTTACACCACGCTCATGACCACGCTCGACCGGCTGCACAAAAAGGGCATACTGAACCGCCGCAAAGAGCGCCGGGCGTTTTTCTATTCGCCGCGCATCTCGCGCGAACAGCTTGAGCAGGGAATTGCCACCGACCTGATTGATTCGCTACTGGCGCACAGCTCCAATGGGACTGGCCCGCTGCTCTCCTGTTTCGTGGAAGTCGTGAGCGAGAAAGACCGCAAGCTGCTCGATGAATTGGAGCGCCTGGTGCGTGAGAAGCGCCGCAAGCTGCAGGAGCGAAACCACTCTCAGGAGGAAGAATAG
- a CDS encoding M56 family metallopeptidase encodes MYFALGASLALAGFLLLNACFSLCVNFVFRLVQKTAAERPRATFFFLLRILPACASALCILSLVIPSYFILEPRGTSERIGWALSLLAALATLLLAHALLQGAASWNRSRLILRDWLQRSQPVSLPGVNIPAYKLPADNLKEPFPVVAVIGALRPRLFISEHVFDALNGEEFAATLQHEIGHIIARDNLKRWLARMCPAVLPFLPRAGRLDRVWHAASEECADIYAVQKGNAAPLSLASALIKVSRMMPPCNEQAIPTGAYFLGREDLPDVARRVHVLLDAADSSGAVAVSQSATRRKQFLLFGLLASSTLLLVLSYPTLLLGVHEVLEQFLHLVS; translated from the coding sequence ATGTACTTCGCCCTGGGAGCATCTCTCGCGCTGGCCGGCTTCCTTCTGTTGAACGCCTGCTTTTCTCTCTGCGTAAACTTTGTTTTCCGCCTGGTGCAAAAAACTGCCGCAGAGCGTCCGCGCGCGACGTTTTTCTTTTTGCTGCGGATACTCCCCGCCTGCGCCTCGGCGCTCTGCATTTTGTCGCTTGTGATTCCCTCGTACTTTATTTTGGAGCCGCGCGGCACATCCGAGCGCATTGGATGGGCCTTGAGCTTGCTCGCGGCGCTCGCTACCTTGCTGCTGGCGCATGCACTGCTTCAGGGTGCGGCTTCGTGGAACAGAAGCCGGCTTATCTTGCGCGATTGGCTACAGCGGAGCCAGCCCGTCTCTTTGCCCGGGGTCAACATCCCCGCATATAAGTTGCCCGCTGATAATTTGAAGGAGCCATTTCCCGTTGTTGCCGTCATTGGCGCTCTGCGCCCGCGCCTGTTTATCTCTGAGCATGTGTTCGATGCATTGAATGGAGAAGAGTTCGCGGCCACGCTACAGCACGAAATTGGACACATTATAGCGCGCGACAACTTGAAGCGCTGGCTGGCGCGGATGTGTCCGGCGGTTCTGCCCTTTCTGCCTCGGGCCGGAAGATTGGATCGCGTGTGGCATGCAGCTTCAGAGGAATGCGCCGACATCTATGCCGTGCAAAAGGGAAACGCCGCGCCTTTGAGCCTGGCCTCGGCCTTGATCAAAGTTTCGCGCATGATGCCGCCTTGCAATGAGCAGGCTATTCCCACGGGGGCTTACTTCCTGGGCCGGGAAGATCTGCCTGATGTTGCCCGCCGCGTCCACGTGTTGCTCGACGCCGCCGATTCTTCCGGAGCAGTTGCGGTATCCCAAAGTGCAACTCGCCGGAAGCAGTTTCTACTTTTCGGACTGCTCGCTTCCTCAACCCTTCTTTTGGTGCTCTCTTACCCAACTTTGCTGCTGGGCGTGCATGAAGTGCTGGAACAATTCCTCCATCTGGTCAGCTAG
- a CDS encoding metallophosphoesterase family protein has translation MQLRFAAIADIHGNIWALEAVLADIRSRSVDLIVNLGDHLYGPLDPIRTADRLIVLDLPSISGNQDRELIASTPAQGTLQENRGALREEHRTWLGKLPSTLLWPEQDVLLCHGTPFADDVYLLEQVHAEGVSLATPEKILSLLGGVSHSLILCGHSHVPRTVTLPQGSTIVNPGSVGLQAYTDDLPLPHAMQTGSPHARYAILTRHKHGWQVEHISVVYDWNHAAEVAARNGRADWGHCLKTGRA, from the coding sequence ATGCAACTCCGCTTCGCCGCAATTGCCGACATTCACGGAAACATCTGGGCGCTTGAGGCCGTGCTTGCCGACATCCGCAGCCGCAGCGTTGATTTGATTGTCAATTTAGGAGACCACCTCTACGGCCCGCTCGACCCGATCAGGACCGCGGACCGCCTGATTGTGCTCGATTTGCCTTCCATCAGTGGAAATCAAGACCGCGAACTCATCGCCTCCACTCCCGCTCAAGGTACGCTGCAGGAAAATCGTGGTGCATTGCGCGAAGAACATCGTACCTGGCTTGGCAAATTGCCCTCCACGTTGTTGTGGCCGGAACAGGATGTGCTGTTATGCCATGGCACGCCTTTTGCCGATGACGTTTACCTACTGGAACAGGTTCATGCCGAGGGCGTTTCCCTGGCAACTCCCGAAAAAATCCTCTCGCTGCTGGGCGGAGTTTCACACTCTCTTATTCTCTGCGGCCACAGTCATGTCCCGCGAACTGTCACATTGCCGCAAGGCTCGACGATTGTAAATCCCGGAAGCGTCGGGCTGCAGGCCTATACCGACGACCTTCCTCTACCCCATGCCATGCAAACCGGCAGCCCGCATGCGCGCTACGCAATTCTGACCCGGCACAAGCATGGCTGGCAGGTTGAGCACATTTCCGTGGTTTACGACTGGAACCATGCCGCCGAAGTTGCTGCCCGCAATGGGCGTGCGGACTGGGGCCACTGCCTCAAAACTGGCCGCGCATAG
- a CDS encoding PQQ-binding-like beta-propeller repeat protein gives MKQRLLPLFLTGALLVVVAAGFHHYRATLWAGDEKHTDKTQPAAQKPTQAPPSNTPPKKVEIALDKATDVALPKIANDLEPAVFKTADGKAGWVVRIPGGRPIATPAFADGMVFVGGGYGSHEFYAFNAETGDLVWKMQTTDDGPTAAVVEAGYVAFNTESCTLIVVDEKTGKVIWQEWLGDPLMSQPAISKGRLFIAYPAGQGGHGQQSNDVMQNESVQKESVAPKHAAGSHVLLAVDLKTGRHLWEQEITGDVISAPVVSGDNVYFTCFDGTSFALNAEDGKLLWKKMDSATSAPVIADGQVLITRREQIAATNYEGLTRLDLKAGENKDKALIAKDKADYLNAGNGGGVAITTEAQGALDSGVGFGNAPASAKLDAAKENVGVATVAGAWAYQGSRAAYSKGQMLNAQGHNLNSINAENGRANWQAEVTGAKVNGNAQVFSPPALGRDYMYLSSAWGHLVSVRQKDGSVGFNYFFKQPMVFQPALANGNVYAGTGQGLVICLKTGNADADGWYEWGGNAQHNKAQ, from the coding sequence ATGAAGCAAAGACTCTTGCCTCTGTTCCTGACGGGCGCGCTGCTGGTCGTGGTTGCCGCTGGGTTTCATCATTACCGTGCGACTCTTTGGGCCGGCGATGAAAAGCACACCGATAAAACTCAGCCTGCCGCACAAAAGCCTACGCAGGCTCCCCCGTCCAATACTCCGCCAAAGAAGGTCGAGATCGCGCTTGATAAGGCTACCGACGTAGCGCTGCCCAAGATCGCGAATGATCTTGAGCCTGCGGTCTTCAAGACCGCCGACGGCAAAGCAGGATGGGTGGTGCGCATTCCTGGAGGGCGTCCCATCGCCACGCCCGCCTTCGCCGACGGCATGGTTTTCGTTGGTGGCGGATATGGCTCACACGAGTTTTATGCCTTCAACGCCGAAACCGGCGACTTGGTTTGGAAGATGCAAACCACCGATGACGGCCCCACCGCCGCTGTGGTTGAAGCCGGCTACGTCGCCTTCAACACCGAGAGCTGCACCCTGATTGTGGTGGATGAAAAAACCGGCAAGGTGATCTGGCAGGAGTGGCTGGGCGATCCGCTGATGAGCCAGCCGGCGATCTCCAAGGGACGTTTATTTATTGCTTATCCCGCCGGCCAGGGCGGTCATGGGCAGCAATCCAACGATGTTATGCAGAACGAAAGCGTGCAGAAAGAAAGTGTGGCCCCTAAACATGCCGCCGGTAGCCACGTTTTGCTCGCCGTTGACCTGAAGACCGGACGTCATCTCTGGGAGCAGGAAATTACCGGCGACGTCATCTCTGCGCCGGTAGTCTCAGGCGATAACGTTTATTTCACTTGCTTCGATGGGACCTCCTTTGCGCTGAACGCTGAGGACGGCAAGCTTCTATGGAAGAAGATGGATTCAGCAACCAGTGCGCCCGTGATTGCAGATGGCCAGGTATTGATCACGCGCCGGGAGCAGATCGCCGCTACGAACTACGAGGGCTTGACGCGCCTCGATCTCAAAGCTGGAGAGAACAAAGACAAGGCATTGATCGCCAAAGACAAAGCCGACTACCTTAACGCCGGTAACGGCGGAGGGGTCGCCATTACGACCGAGGCTCAGGGCGCGCTCGATTCAGGCGTGGGCTTCGGTAATGCTCCCGCGTCCGCGAAATTGGATGCTGCCAAGGAGAACGTCGGTGTCGCTACCGTTGCCGGCGCCTGGGCGTATCAGGGGTCGCGGGCGGCCTATAGCAAGGGCCAGATGCTGAATGCGCAAGGACATAATTTGAATTCCATCAACGCGGAAAACGGACGCGCCAACTGGCAGGCCGAAGTGACCGGCGCCAAGGTCAACGGCAATGCGCAGGTATTTTCTCCGCCCGCTCTCGGCCGCGACTATATGTACCTGAGCAGCGCCTGGGGGCATTTAGTTTCTGTCCGCCAAAAAGACGGCAGCGTGGGATTTAATTATTTCTTCAAGCAGCCCATGGTCTTTCAACCGGCACTGGCAAACGGCAATGTCTACGCGGGAACCGGACAGGGCTTGGTGATCTGCCTGAAAACCGGCAACGCAGATGCCGACGGCTGGTACGAATGGGGCGGAAACGCGCAGCACAACAAGGCGCAGTAG
- a CDS encoding glycosyltransferase family 39 protein, which produces MASPAIAIPRSADEKQSSFLANGMMIVIAIALAELALHCVFNNRYGYFRDEFDYMACGNHLAWGYVDHPPLIPFLVKISRLVLGDSLRSIRFIPALGASALIVLSAMIARELGGRRYAVLLTAITAAIVPMYLSDGSLMTSNSLEPLLWMGCAYFAILAIQRNDPRYWLWFGVVAGIGMEEKYSIAIFGFGIVIGLLLTEQRRAFANKWIWLGGVAAFLIFLPNFIWNLQHHWPFLELLRNIKASGRDVQLSPLEYIFQQTLLIHPFTAPIWITGVIALLFSARLKPYRMLGWCYLVALTVFIVMKGKNYYLAPIYPMLLAAGAITIESGIARLQRQTWLKTSIIVFLLAGAAWATPWVVPVMPVDVFVAYMKKNPLKTPRTEYSHMRAILPQSYADQFGWEEIVATVNQAWLRLTPAERPDCGIFAQDFGQAGAIDFFGPRYGLPPALSGHQSYFLWGPRGYSGNCMIVVGDSKENLEQKFEHVEYVGTSDNPYALERNIPVYICKGAKFGSLAKLWPQLKKWL; this is translated from the coding sequence ATGGCAAGCCCTGCAATTGCAATCCCGAGATCGGCGGACGAAAAGCAGTCCTCGTTTCTGGCCAACGGCATGATGATCGTCATCGCCATTGCCCTGGCGGAGCTGGCGCTGCATTGCGTTTTCAACAACCGCTACGGATATTTTCGCGACGAATTCGATTACATGGCCTGCGGCAACCACCTCGCCTGGGGTTACGTGGACCATCCCCCGCTTATACCGTTTTTAGTGAAGATCAGCCGGCTGGTGCTGGGCGACTCGCTGCGCAGCATTCGCTTCATTCCTGCCCTGGGCGCGTCGGCGCTAATAGTCCTGAGCGCCATGATCGCGCGTGAACTCGGCGGCCGGCGCTATGCCGTCCTGCTCACCGCAATCACAGCAGCGATTGTGCCCATGTATCTCTCTGACGGCAGCCTGATGACCAGCAACAGCCTCGAACCGCTGCTGTGGATGGGCTGCGCGTACTTCGCAATTCTGGCTATTCAGCGTAATGACCCGCGCTATTGGCTGTGGTTCGGCGTAGTTGCCGGAATCGGCATGGAAGAGAAGTATTCCATTGCGATATTTGGCTTTGGAATCGTGATCGGGCTGCTGTTGACCGAACAGCGCCGCGCCTTTGCCAACAAGTGGATCTGGTTGGGCGGGGTTGCGGCCTTTCTGATTTTTCTTCCCAACTTCATCTGGAACCTGCAGCATCACTGGCCGTTCCTGGAACTCCTGCGCAACATCAAGGCCAGCGGCCGCGACGTTCAGCTCTCTCCCCTCGAGTACATCTTTCAGCAGACGCTGTTGATTCATCCCTTCACCGCACCCATCTGGATCACGGGCGTGATCGCGCTGCTTTTTTCCGCTCGGCTCAAGCCCTACCGGATGCTGGGCTGGTGCTACCTGGTCGCACTCACAGTATTCATTGTGATGAAGGGAAAGAATTACTATCTCGCCCCCATTTATCCCATGCTGCTGGCCGCCGGGGCAATCACGATCGAAAGCGGCATTGCGCGATTGCAGCGGCAAACCTGGCTGAAAACATCCATCATTGTTTTCCTGCTTGCAGGAGCGGCTTGGGCAACTCCGTGGGTGGTCCCGGTGATGCCGGTTGACGTGTTCGTTGCCTACATGAAGAAGAATCCTCTAAAGACTCCGCGCACCGAGTACAGCCACATGCGCGCCATTCTGCCGCAGAGCTACGCCGATCAATTTGGATGGGAAGAGATCGTGGCAACCGTAAACCAAGCCTGGTTGCGGCTTACCCCGGCGGAGCGTCCCGACTGCGGGATCTTTGCCCAGGACTTCGGACAGGCTGGAGCGATTGATTTCTTCGGCCCGCGTTACGGATTGCCCCCGGCCCTCAGCGGCCACCAGAGTTATTTTCTCTGGGGGCCGCGAGGTTACTCCGGCAATTGCATGATCGTGGTGGGAGACAGCAAAGAAAATCTGGAGCAGAAATTCGAACACGTGGAATACGTAGGAACTTCTGACAATCCTTACGCTCTGGAGCGCAACATTCCGGTCTATATCTGCAAAGGGGCAAAGTTCGGGTCTCTGGCTAAGCTCTGGCCGCAATTGAAGAAATGGCTCTGA
- a CDS encoding Bax inhibitor-1/YccA family protein yields the protein MALIRTSNPALNAQSFQTAGTAFGEEAMTLPGTVNKTGILLLCTIATAAWSWHSFVHAPAPETVFPFLIIGGIGGFVMAMVTIFKKEWSPVTAPVYALLEGLVLGGISALLELRFPGIAMQAVALTFGTLIVMLLAYSSGLIKVTERFKLGVVAATGGIAIFYLITMLLGFFGVHMFASVYAAGPIGIGFSVFVVIIAALNLVLDFDFIENGVRAGAPKYMEWYGAFGLMVTLIWLYLEILRLLSKLRSRR from the coding sequence ATGGCACTGATCAGAACCTCGAATCCCGCCCTGAATGCGCAGAGCTTCCAAACCGCGGGCACGGCATTTGGTGAAGAAGCAATGACGCTCCCCGGCACCGTCAATAAAACTGGGATCCTGCTGCTCTGCACCATAGCCACGGCGGCGTGGAGCTGGCACTCCTTCGTGCATGCTCCTGCACCCGAGACCGTTTTTCCTTTTTTGATAATCGGGGGAATTGGCGGGTTTGTGATGGCAATGGTGACCATCTTCAAGAAAGAGTGGTCACCGGTGACGGCGCCGGTCTATGCCCTGCTGGAAGGGCTGGTGCTGGGCGGTATTTCTGCCCTGCTGGAGCTGCGCTTTCCCGGAATCGCCATGCAGGCGGTAGCTTTGACCTTCGGGACTTTGATTGTTATGTTGCTGGCCTACAGTTCAGGTCTGATCAAGGTGACTGAACGTTTCAAGCTCGGCGTGGTGGCCGCCACCGGCGGAATTGCGATTTTTTACCTGATCACCATGCTGCTCGGGTTTTTCGGCGTGCACATGTTCGCATCGGTATATGCGGCGGGGCCGATTGGGATCGGATTCAGCGTCTTTGTGGTCATTATTGCCGCCCTGAACCTTGTTCTCGATTTCGACTTCATTGAAAACGGGGTCCGCGCCGGCGCGCCGAAATACATGGAGTGGTACGGAGCCTTTGGCCTGATGGTCACGCTGATCTGGCTCTATCTGGAAATCCTTCGGCTCCTGTCAAAGTTGCGCAGCAGAAGATAA
- a CDS encoding DUF4919 domain-containing protein, whose product MKIFAKGIGLVLLAVCAAGGAENAAKAKYQALVQRAQSGDRTVDLNELRMAAGEAGIESDVDAREKLMAAASKHDFKKMAEAADAVLNSNYADLDGQFFAKIAAKELGQPEKAELHDWVEMGLLKSLRSTGDGQSPDTAMKVISVDEEYFILHVMGQEVKRQALSECAGAQCDIMTTFDPESKQEHKWYFNVEIPMKHLADALGESDKPAPKIKK is encoded by the coding sequence ATGAAAATCTTTGCAAAAGGCATCGGTTTGGTGCTGCTAGCTGTTTGCGCTGCCGGCGGGGCCGAAAACGCCGCGAAAGCCAAATACCAGGCGCTGGTACAGCGGGCGCAATCCGGAGACCGCACCGTAGATCTCAATGAGCTTCGCATGGCTGCCGGAGAAGCGGGCATCGAGAGCGATGTTGACGCCCGCGAGAAACTCATGGCCGCGGCCAGCAAACACGACTTCAAGAAGATGGCAGAGGCGGCCGACGCCGTGCTGAACTCCAACTATGCCGATCTCGACGGCCAATTCTTCGCCAAGATCGCCGCCAAAGAGCTTGGCCAGCCAGAGAAGGCTGAGCTTCACGACTGGGTTGAGATGGGGCTATTGAAATCGTTGCGCAGTACTGGCGATGGACAATCGCCTGACACGGCTATGAAGGTCATATCCGTTGACGAGGAGTATTTCATTCTGCATGTGATGGGCCAAGAGGTCAAACGCCAGGCCTTGTCTGAATGTGCCGGCGCCCAATGCGACATCATGACCACCTTCGATCCTGAATCGAAACAGGAACATAAGTGGTATTTCAATGTTGAGATCCCGATGAAGCATTTGGCAGATGCGCTCGGAGAAAGTGACAAACCAGCTCCCAAAATTAAAAAATGA
- a CDS encoding glycoside hydrolase family 18 protein, which yields MTQSYSARRSLFLAMFFAMLALLTCVPTFAQNEDEDRDRDEDHGGRHAKVLAGYFEEWSIYGAHYNIADLQNNGVADKITHFYYAFANVAPTSGAPDAACHIADSWADFQTPFLPPVNGIADTAPLFGNFAELVKLKQLHPNLKILISLGGASAANTAGFVFAASTPQLRAQLAASCIDMFIKGNVAAGVTTGTLFDGIDVDWEFPAAADKQNFTLLLKEFRKQLNALGEANDTHYLLTIAAPAGEQNFSNIELAKVARQLDFFNIEGYDYHGTWETTTNHHAPLFGSRTNPDNFFIEFTIDAYLDAGVPARKLLLGVPFYGRGWTGVPNVNHGLYQTSTGAAPSPAGDTLATNGVATFATLQAQPGFQGFFDTHRLAHWTYNATTQTFWTFDDPLTLQLKMLYVNRRVRRGLGGAFFWAFKDDDANGTLVKTMAAGLGR from the coding sequence ATGACACAGAGTTACTCAGCTCGTCGCTCCCTGTTCCTTGCCATGTTCTTCGCCATGCTGGCGCTTCTCACCTGCGTTCCGACCTTTGCCCAAAATGAAGATGAAGATCGAGATCGAGATGAAGATCATGGCGGCCGCCACGCCAAGGTTCTTGCCGGATACTTCGAAGAATGGAGCATCTACGGCGCCCACTACAACATCGCCGACCTGCAGAACAACGGCGTCGCCGACAAGATCACACACTTTTATTACGCCTTCGCTAACGTGGCTCCCACTTCGGGCGCGCCCGATGCGGCCTGCCACATTGCCGACTCATGGGCCGATTTTCAGACGCCCTTTTTGCCTCCGGTCAACGGCATTGCCGATACCGCCCCGTTGTTCGGTAACTTCGCGGAGTTAGTGAAGCTCAAGCAGCTTCATCCTAACCTGAAAATCCTGATCTCTCTGGGTGGCGCGTCGGCGGCCAACACCGCGGGATTTGTCTTCGCCGCCAGCACGCCGCAGTTGCGCGCGCAACTGGCGGCTTCGTGTATTGATATGTTTATCAAGGGCAACGTCGCTGCGGGCGTCACGACCGGCACTCTCTTCGACGGCATTGACGTTGACTGGGAGTTTCCCGCCGCCGCCGACAAACAAAACTTCACGCTGCTGCTCAAAGAGTTTCGCAAGCAACTGAATGCTCTCGGTGAGGCCAACGACACGCATTACCTGCTGACCATCGCCGCGCCGGCAGGGGAGCAGAATTTTTCGAATATCGAACTCGCCAAGGTCGCCCGGCAACTCGACTTCTTCAACATAGAAGGTTACGACTATCACGGCACCTGGGAGACCACCACCAATCACCACGCGCCGCTCTTCGGCTCCAGGACGAATCCGGATAACTTTTTCATCGAGTTCACCATTGATGCTTATCTCGATGCCGGCGTGCCCGCCCGAAAGCTGCTGCTGGGCGTCCCTTTCTACGGACGCGGCTGGACCGGCGTTCCCAATGTGAACCACGGTCTCTACCAGACTTCCACCGGAGCAGCCCCTTCGCCTGCAGGGGACACTCTCGCTACCAATGGCGTGGCCACCTTCGCCACACTGCAAGCCCAACCCGGGTTCCAGGGATTCTTCGATACCCACAGGCTGGCCCACTGGACCTACAATGCCACCACGCAAACCTTCTGGACGTTTGACGACCCGCTTACCCTGCAACTCAAGATGCTGTATGTGAATCGACGAGTCCGCAGAGGCTTAGGTGGAGCATTTTTCTGGGCGTTCAAAGATGACGATGCCAACGGCACTCTGGTAAAGACCATGGCTGCCGGTTTAGGACGCTGA
- a CDS encoding SMP-30/gluconolactonase/LRE family protein: MRKISLLVFLTVISAVLLCAEEYPLGPDSQRQPGIPKGTVTKYSWTTSKIFPGTTRDYWIYVPAQYKAEKPACVMIFQDGKGMVDEAGSFRVPIVFDNLIQKGDMPVTIGVFINPGIMTALGPNQQNRFNRSFEYDALGDRYASFLIEEILPEVGKRYNLSKDPNDYAIAGSSSGGIAAFNTAWNRPDAFRRVMSFIGSFTNVRGGQDLATLIRKTEPKPLRVFLQDGSADLNIYAGNWFLGNQEIFSALQFAGYESTFTIGTEGHNGKHGGAILPDALRWLWKDYPKPVAKPTQVNERGVYTILEPGKEWELLGEGYGFADGPAVDKDGNVFFTDSKNKRIHKIDANGKISVWKEDSGGVTGMMFGPDGRLYVCQGTHIVAYTPDGKESVLAEDVDSNDLAVTLKNEVYFTDPPGHRVWFIDAKGNKRVVYTGIEFPNGVRTSPDQSLLLVDDTHGKWVWSFQIQPDGSLENGQPFYRMETPDDSSQSGADGMTLDTEGFLYVTTRLGVQICDQPGRVAAIINKPQGKSLSNIVFGGPDMQWLYVTNRDKVYRRHMKRKGVVSWNLVMPPVPRL; this comes from the coding sequence ATGCGCAAAATCTCACTTTTAGTTTTCCTTACGGTTATTTCTGCCGTGCTGCTGTGCGCCGAAGAGTACCCGCTCGGCCCAGACTCGCAGCGTCAGCCGGGCATCCCCAAGGGCACGGTCACAAAATATTCCTGGACGACCAGCAAGATTTTTCCGGGAACTACCCGCGACTACTGGATTTATGTGCCGGCGCAGTACAAGGCTGAGAAGCCCGCATGCGTAATGATCTTTCAGGATGGCAAGGGCATGGTGGACGAAGCCGGCAGCTTTCGCGTGCCCATCGTCTTTGACAACCTGATTCAGAAGGGCGATATGCCGGTGACAATCGGCGTATTCATCAATCCCGGAATCATGACGGCGCTCGGGCCCAATCAGCAGAACCGCTTCAACCGCAGCTTCGAATACGATGCTCTCGGCGACCGCTATGCCAGCTTCCTCATCGAGGAGATTCTGCCGGAGGTCGGTAAGCGCTACAACTTATCCAAAGATCCGAATGACTACGCCATCGCTGGGTCAAGTTCCGGCGGCATCGCTGCGTTCAACACGGCGTGGAACCGGCCTGACGCCTTTCGCCGGGTCATGAGTTTTATTGGGAGCTTCACCAATGTACGCGGGGGGCAGGACCTGGCTACGCTCATCCGTAAGACCGAGCCCAAGCCGCTGCGCGTCTTCCTGCAGGATGGCAGCGCTGACCTGAACATTTACGCCGGCAACTGGTTTCTAGGCAATCAGGAGATTTTTTCCGCGCTGCAGTTCGCCGGTTATGAGAGCACATTTACCATCGGCACCGAAGGCCACAATGGGAAGCACGGCGGGGCGATCCTGCCGGATGCGCTGCGCTGGTTGTGGAAAGATTATCCCAAGCCGGTGGCCAAGCCCACGCAGGTCAACGAACGCGGAGTTTATACCATTTTGGAGCCGGGCAAGGAGTGGGAGCTGTTGGGCGAGGGCTATGGTTTCGCCGACGGTCCTGCCGTGGATAAAGACGGCAACGTCTTTTTTACCGACAGCAAGAACAAGCGCATTCACAAGATCGACGCGAACGGCAAGATCAGCGTGTGGAAAGAAGACAGCGGCGGGGTCACTGGCATGATGTTTGGCCCGGATGGCAGGCTCTACGTCTGCCAGGGCACGCACATTGTTGCCTACACGCCTGATGGGAAAGAATCTGTGCTGGCCGAAGACGTGGATTCAAACGACCTCGCCGTCACGCTCAAGAATGAAGTTTATTTCACCGATCCGCCGGGACATCGTGTCTGGTTCATTGATGCCAAGGGCAATAAGCGCGTGGTCTATACCGGCATCGAGTTTCCCAACGGCGTACGCACCTCGCCCGACCAGTCTCTGCTTCTGGTGGATGATACGCACGGCAAGTGGGTGTGGTCATTCCAGATCCAGCCCGATGGGTCGCTGGAAAACGGCCAGCCCTTCTATCGTATGGAGACCCCCGACGACTCTTCGCAGAGCGGAGCCGACGGAATGACGCTCGACACCGAAGGCTTTCTCTATGTCACCACCAGGCTGGGGGTGCAGATTTGCGATCAGCCCGGACGCGTGGCGGCAATCATTAATAAGCCGCAAGGCAAGAGCCTTTCAAACATTGTTTTTGGCGGTCCCGATATGCAGTGGCTGTATGTCACCAATCGCGATAAGGTATACCGAAGGCATATGAAGCGCA